The Lactuca sativa cultivar Salinas chromosome 2, Lsat_Salinas_v11, whole genome shotgun sequence genome includes a window with the following:
- the LOC111901265 gene encoding anaphase-promoting complex subunit 1: MSSIGVRHLTILGEFKPFGLIAEALDGKPADEVTDEYEYFLFDPEVTRQQDEAESADNEASSSLSDRSDHELFIRGNRIIWTVGARVYKRFTLPGPVIMACWCRMGDLSEACLCVLQVDSLTVYSTSGDAVSIPLPRAVASIWPLPSGLLLQQTNESNSSTHSLFSSSSPLLTALDIPRSKKDMGYSPQQTFNLRSSWDHMIKVDRASVSSHLILKDPLEEPQPIHIEERGKLNTMKEYDEKTIWTSDLIPLMASYHKGKMQHSLWTAEVMNSNLEAVDSVLPDVMLSKKFFFRRIWQGKGAQTAASEVFLATDNDATPIICFLLQEQKKLLAVRLQCVELNSEILYDIRPDMSWSIPAIAAAPVVVTRPRVKVGQLPYRDIIVLAPENTLVLYSGKQCLCRYVLPSFQDHGGVSHNVKPLEAPTAFQDVKVVGLADAVEGRINVIVNNGQMLRCTFRRYPSSSLANDCITAMAEGLEANLYNHFVGLLWGNGDSAYLSKVDSPVDTEWESFCAIILYIFGKDRKNPQIHSGSSWDFLVNSSFHEKYSKSHFMSGFSRRISLQSDQSRTASQHLDTSHTVESLLEILDLLHAVYESLKLNHLRKRDLGLLVALLCEVSKFLGESGYLDYYIRDFPTLSRKYSFHQTSLSQRTPPSLFRWLENCLRHGCTSTSSADLPDLMRKDGSSVVSWARKIVSFYSVLCGGKIEGNKLSSDVYCKFATGSASSPEELTVLAMVGERFGLQQLDLLPAGVSLPLRHVLDKCRECPPTDWPASAYVLLGREDLSLSCLAHSNKFTEINSSNTVTSVSMSTPYMLHLRPVTIPSSVSDATGLDNSKLEDTDSVDGSTIDGMEHIFNSSTQLRYGRDLRLNEVRRLLCSAKPVAIQTPVNPTASDQDLQQAQLWQLAQRTTALPVGRGAFTLSTTCTLLTEALPVPKLMLAGRLPAQQNATVNLDPNIRNIQELKSWPEFHNAVAAGLRMAPLQGKMSRTWIVYNKPEEPNVTHAGLLLALGLHGHLDVLNITDIYQYYSQEHESTTAGLMLGLAASYRGTMQPAISKSLYVHIPARHSSSFPELELPTLLQSAALVSVGLLYEGSAHPQTMQILLGEIGRRSGGDNVLEREGYAVSAGFSLGLVALGRGLDATGFMDTLVGKLFQYAGSKEFHLERSHLSNGSMDDHNRGSGQMMDGTQINIDVTAPGAIIALGLMYLKTESQVILSRLCIPQTHFELQYVRPDFIMLRVISRNLIMWSRIYPSEDWIQGQIPKVVLNGIKGLTDEMEMDSEAVVKAYVNIVAGACISLGLRFAGTKDGNAQDLLYSYAVAFLNEIKALPVKILPGFPRGLSQYVDRGTLETCLHLIALSLSVVMAGSGHLQTFRLLRFLRCRNSADGHVNYGTQMAVSLAIGFLFLGGGMRTFSTSNSSIAALLITLYPRLPTGPNDNRCHLQAFRHLYVIATEARWVQTVDVDSGLPVYAPLEVTVKETDHYAETSFCEVTPCILPERALLKTVRVCGPRYWPQVIELNPEEKPWWNGGEKKDPFNSGILYIKRKVGACSYVDDPIGRQSLLSRAMHKVFGLGSLRGCSSSNNDDDEAAVSVNQLVSTFSSDPSLIAFGALCSDHSWNIKLDTDFQEFCLQVLFECVSKDRPALLQVYLSLYTTVASMADEVTSGIPPLLNDSQFLPSLKLALAYNDALVKGRFMSSRGSIVQSTFLGSLNKRVQELLAYSPCLRNNIILNDYFRTGKWSEDDNISTLVSWYLQWYNVPPPSLIQAGIKKLKSIQSQTQTQRQRPSTIPLLRLLFPGTHINAINEIHKFMLSDR; encoded by the exons ATGTCATCAATCGGGGTCCGACAcctcactattcttggagagttCAAGCCATTCGGTCTTATCGCTGAAGCTCTCGACGGAAAACCTGCCGACGAGGtcactgatgagtatgaatactTCCTATTTGATCCAGAAGTTACTAGACAACAAGACGAAGCCGAGTCAGCTGACAACGAAGCGTCGTCTTCATTGAGTGATCGAAGCGATCACGAGCTATTCATTAGAGGAAATCG GATAATATGGACAGTAGGAGCAAGAGTGTACAAGAGATTCACCTTACCTGGGCCAGTTATTATG GCCTGCTGGTGTCGTATGGGAGATTTGTCTGAAGCTTGTCTTTGTGTTCTACAAGTGGATAGTTTGACTGTCTATAGCACATCAG GTGATGCGGTATCTATTCCTCTTCCTCGTGCTGTTGCATCGATATGGCCTCTTCCATCTGGTCTACTTCTCCAACAGACAAATGAATCAAATTCATCAACACATTCTCTTTTTTCATCTTCAAGTCCATTACTAACTGCCCTTGATATACCTCGCTCAAAAAAAGATATGGGTTACAGTCCTCAACAAACTTTTAATCTAAGAAGTTCATGGGATCATATGATTAAGGTCGATAGAGCTTCCGTGTCTTCACATCTGATTTTAAAGGATCCGCTGGAAGAACCACAG CCAATCCATATTGAGGAAAGAGGGAAGTTAAACACCATGAAGGAATATGATGAGAAGACAATATGGACTAGTGATCTTATTCCGCTTATGGCATCGTATCATAAAG GAAAGATGCAACATTCCCTATGGACTGCAGAAGTTATGAATTCCAACCTCGAAGCTGTGGATTCTGTACTTCCTGATGTAATGTTATCTAAGAAGTTCTTTTTTCGAAGAATATGGCAAGGGAAAGGTGCACAAACAGCTGCAAGTGAG GTTTTTTTGGCAACAGATAATGATGCAACTCCCATTATTTGTTTCCTTCTTCAAGAACAAAAGAAGTTATTAGCGGTGAGGCTTCAGTGTGTTGAACTCAACAGTGAGATCCTCTATGATATTAGACCTGACATGAGCTGGAGCATACCAGCCATTGCAGCAGCACCTGTTGTTGTAACTCGCCCAAG AGTTAAAGTTGGACAGCTCCCCTATCGAGATATCATTGTTTTGGCTCCTGAAAACACTCTTGTACTTTAT TCAGGGAAGCAATGCTTGTGTAGATATGTCCTTCCTTCTTTTCAAGACCATGGTGGTGTTTCACACAATGTCAAGCCACTGGAAGCACCGACTGCTTTCCAAGATGTAAAAGTTGTTGGATTGGCTGATGCTGTTGAAGGGAGAATCAATGTCATTGTAAATAATGGACAG ATGCTCAGGTGTACTTTTCGTAGATACCCTTCATCATCATTGGCAAATGATTGCATCACAGCAATGGCCGAGGGACTTGAAGCTAATTTATATAATCATTTTGTGGGTCTTCTTTGGGGCAATGGTGATTCAGCTTATCTATCTAAGGTGGATTCTCCTGTTGATACCGAATGGGAGTCTTTCTGCGCTATCATATTATACATTTTTGGGAAAGATAGGAAAAATCCTCAGATACATTCAGgttcatcatgggactttcttgTCAACAGCAGCTTTCACGAGAAATATTCTAAATCTCATTTCATGAGTGGATTTTCTCGTAGAATATCACTTCAAAGTGATCAATCACGTACTGCTTCTCAACACCTGGATACTTCCCACACAGTTGAATCTTTATTAGAGATTCTTGATTTACTACATGCAGTGTATGAAAGTCTGAAACTTAATCATCTTCGTAAAAG GGATCTAGGGCTTCTTGTTGCTCTGTTATGTGAAGTTTCAAAGTTTTTGGGGGAATCCGGTTACCTGGACTATTATATACGTGACTTTCCTACTCTTTCAAGAAAGTACTCTTTTCACCAAACTTCACTATCTCAAAGAACTCCTCCCAGTTTGTTTAGGTGGCTAGAGAACTGCTTGCGACATGGCTGTACATCCACCAGCAGTGCTGATCTTCCAGATCTGATGCGTAAAGATGGAAGTTCTGTTGTGAGTTGGGCCAGGAAGATAGTTTCATTTTATAGCGTGTTATGTGGTGGAAAAATTGAAGGAAACAAACTGTCATCTGATGTTTATTGTAAGTTTGCTACTGGATCAGCTTCTTCTCCCGAGGAACTAACTGTACTTGCAATGGTTGGAGAAAGATTTGGATTGCAACAACTAGACTTGCTGCCTGCTGGTGTATCACTTCCCTTGAGACAT GTACTAGACAAGTGTCGGGAATGTCCACCTACTGATTGGCCTGCTTCTGCTTATGTTCTTCTTGGGAGGGAAGACCTCTCTTTGTCTTGTTTAGCACACTCGAATAAATTCACAGAAATTAATTCCTCCAACACCGTGACTTCTGTTTCCATGTCTACACCTTACATGCTTCATCTACGCCCAGTTACCATTCCTTCTTCAGTTAGTGATGCGACTGGATTGGATAATTCAAAACTTGAGGATACAGATTCTGTGGATGGATCTACAATTGATGGCATGGAGCATATTTTCAACTCCAGCACACAGTTGCGGTATGGTCGTGATCTGCGACTAAATGAG GTTAGACGGCTTCTATGCTCTGCAAAACCTGTGGCGATTCAAACACCTGTTAACCCTACCGCATCTGATCAAGATCTTCAACAG GCTCAGTTATGGCAGCTTGCACAAAGGACAACTGCTCTTCCTGTTGGTCGTGGTGCATTTACCCTTTCAACCACATGTACTTTGTTGACAGAG GCGCTTCCTGTCCCTAAATTGATGTTAGCAGGTCGATTGCCTGCCCAACAAAATGCTACT GTTAACTTGGATCCGAACATAAGGAATATACAAGAACTTAAATCCTGGCCTGAGTTTCACAATGCTGTAGCTGCTGGCCTACGGATGGCACCTCTCCAG GGTAAAATGTCAAGGACTTGGATTGTCTACAACAAACCCGAGGAACCAAATGTTACCCATGCAGGTCTTTTACTTGCTCTGGGTTTGCATGGTCACTTGGATGTTCTGAATATAACTGATATATATCAGTATTATTCACAG GAACATGAGAGCACTACAGCAGGACTAATGCTTGGACTTGCTGCATCTTATAGAGGAACAATGCAGCCGGCAATATCAAAG TCTCTATATGTACACATTCCAGCTCGCCATTCATCTTCCTTTCCGGAACTGGAATTACCAACCCTTCTTCAG TCAGCAGCGCTTGTCTCGGTTGGGCTTCTTTACGAAGGGTCTGCACACCCACAAACAATGCAAATTCTTCTG GGTGAGATAGGGCGTAGAAGTGGAGGAGATAATGTACTTGAAAGGGAAGGATACGCTGTATCTGCTGGATTTTCCTTGGGTCTTGTTGCTTTGG GGCGTGGGCTAGATGCGACTGGTTTCATGGATACATTAGTTGGGAAGTTGTTCCAGTATGCAGGCAGCAAAGAGTTTCATCTT GAAAGATCCCATCTCTCCAACGGATCAATGGATGATCACAATCGTGGTTCTGGGCAG ATGATGGATGGAACCCAGATCAATATAGATGTAACTGCACCTGGAGCTATAATTGCTTTGGGTCTAATGTACTTAAAG ACTGAATCGCAAGTGATTCTATCCAGGCTTTGTATCCCACAAACACATTTCGAATTGCAATATGTGAGGCCCGACTTCATAATGCTCCGTGTCATTTCCCGTAATTTAATAATGTGGAGCAG GATTTATCCATCAGAAGATTGGATTCAGGGTCAGATACCCAAAGTTGTCTTGAATGGCATCAAAGGTCTCACAGATGAGATGGAAATGGACAGTGAAGCAGTTGTTAAGGCGTATGTGAATATTGTTGCTGGTGCATGTATTTCACTTG GGTTGAGATTTGCTGGTACAAAAGACGGAAATGCCCAGGACTTGCTTTATAGTTATGCTGTTGCCTTCCTCAATGAG ATAAAGGCTCTACCTGTGAAAATTCTGCCTGGATTTCCAAGAGGATTGTCTCAATATGTTGATAGGGGTACATTAGAGACATGCCTACACCTCATTGCTCTTTCCTTGTCTGTG GTTATGGCTGGTTCCGGGCACCTGCAGACTTTTAGATTGTTGAGATTTCTACGGTGTAGAAATTCAGCTGATGGACATGTCAACTATGGTACTCAAATGGCt GTGAGCTTAGCTATTGGTTTCTTGTTCCTTGGTGGTGGAATGAGGACTTTCTCAACTAGCAACAGCTCTATTGCTGCATTATTGATAACCCTTTATCCACGTTTACCCACTGGACCAAATGACAATCGCTGCCACCTTCAG GCATTTCGACACTTATATGTGATTGCTACGGAAGCTCGTTGGGTTCAAACGGTTGACGTGGACTCGGGATTACCTGTTTATGCTCCTCTTGAAGTCACTGTCAAAGAAACCGATCATTATGCAGAAACAAGTTTTTGTGAGGTCACTCCTTGCATTCTGCCTGAGCGTGCTCTT TTAAAAACGGTTCGAGTTTGTGGTCCTCGTTACTGGCCTCAAGTAATTGAGCTTAATCCCGAAG AGAAACCTTGGTGGAATGGTGGGGAGAAGAAGGATCCGTTTAATTCCGGTATTCTGTATATCAAACGTAAAGTTGGAGCTTGTTCCTATGTGGATGACCCCATAGGACGCCAGTCCTTGCTTTCAAGAGCAATGCACAAG GTGTTTGGTTTGGGGAGCTTGAGAGGGTGTAGTAGCAgtaataatgatgatgatgaagctgCAGTAAGTGTTAATCAGTTGGTGAGTACCTTCTCATCGGATCCAAGCTTGATTGCTTTTGGTGCTCTCTGCTCTGATCATTCATGGAACATCAA ATTGGATACTGATTTCCAAGAGTTTTGCTTGCAAGTGCTATTTGAGTGTGTGAGTAAAGATAGGCCAGCACTTTTACAGGTCTACTTGTCATTGTACACAACCGTTGCATCTATGGCAGATGAAGTTACAAGTGGCATACCACCGCTTCTAAACGATTCTCAATTTCTCCCCAGTTTGAAG cttgcactagcatacaatgatgCTCTGGTGAAGGGAAGATTCATGAGTTCAAGGGGTAGTATTGTCCAATCGACATTTCTAGGCTCCCTTAACAAACGTGTACAAGAGCTTCTAGCATATTCTCCATGCTTAAGAaacaacataatactcaatgATTACTTTAGAACAGGGAAATGGTCAGAGGATGATAACATCTCGACACTTGTTTCATGGTATCTCCAGTGGTACAACGTGCCACCACCCTCACTAATCCAAGCAGGTATCAAGAAATTAAAGTCCATACAGTCACAGACACAGACACAGAGGCAGAGGCCCTCTACAATCCCATTATTACGTTTATTATTTCCAGGTACCCATATCAATGCCATTAATGAAATCCATAAATTTATGCTCTCTGATAGATGA